From one Catenuloplanes nepalensis genomic stretch:
- a CDS encoding Hsp70 family protein, with the protein MHLAIDLGTSTTVAMSGAPPEALIIDSAVAVTAEGTMLTGADVGTADPRSVEPHPKLRVLDGVVRAGGRELPVGYTLGAILHRAGAGDRAVTLTHPAAWGPAQLAALTEATAWARPAAVRMVPEPIAAAFHLVSTLGRPVPPDHGIAIYDLGAGTFDITVVRQGPAGLSIAATDGLADVSGLHLDAIVVGTARRLTVDTAPDVWSRLEDPRTPDDHRARRQLWAAARTAREELSSQPAAWLPVPMLAAPVEIGRAGFEAEATPLLERTVALTVATMQRSGVPVAGVLPVGGGTRTPLVATLLHRALGVAPITVEAPELVVARGASAMPWPPADSATAPGSAAGPVPAPVSAPPAVPGQFGAAVVPGQFGAAAVAGQFGAPVVAPVPGHWQQPAPWQAAPVPGYPRIEAIEIATDGGVGITLRWIEREPDEDGGGGTHEEPRFLAVDGRVQVFGTADGLVAFLHGDTAHDLRDRPGFAEFAGWATPPALFPAPEHRYGLDLVVTNLAGGRDEWIPELLLGAAALARDLSYALDQDVWTLLAPGSLLDDFDEALRRNSRWKLRGFDPALLIAHWTQVIDELGDTIEFRP; encoded by the coding sequence GTGCATCTCGCCATCGATCTCGGTACGTCGACCACCGTCGCCATGTCCGGCGCGCCGCCGGAGGCGCTGATCATCGACTCCGCCGTCGCGGTCACCGCCGAGGGCACCATGCTGACCGGCGCGGACGTGGGCACGGCCGATCCACGAAGCGTCGAGCCGCATCCGAAACTCCGGGTCCTCGACGGCGTCGTCCGGGCCGGCGGGCGTGAGCTGCCGGTCGGCTACACGCTCGGCGCGATCCTGCACCGGGCCGGCGCCGGGGACCGCGCGGTCACGCTCACCCACCCGGCCGCCTGGGGTCCGGCGCAGCTCGCGGCGCTCACCGAGGCCACGGCATGGGCCAGGCCCGCCGCGGTACGGATGGTGCCGGAACCGATCGCGGCCGCGTTCCACCTCGTCTCCACGCTCGGGCGCCCGGTGCCCCCGGATCACGGAATCGCGATCTACGACCTGGGCGCCGGAACCTTCGACATCACGGTGGTACGGCAGGGGCCGGCCGGCCTGTCGATCGCGGCCACGGACGGGCTGGCCGACGTGTCCGGCCTGCATCTGGACGCGATCGTGGTCGGCACCGCCCGGCGGCTGACCGTGGACACGGCGCCGGACGTGTGGTCGCGCCTGGAAGATCCGCGGACGCCGGACGACCACCGGGCGCGGCGACAGCTGTGGGCGGCCGCGCGCACGGCCAGGGAGGAGCTGTCGTCACAGCCGGCCGCGTGGCTGCCGGTGCCGATGCTGGCCGCGCCGGTGGAGATCGGCCGGGCAGGGTTCGAGGCGGAGGCGACGCCGCTGCTGGAGCGCACGGTGGCACTGACCGTGGCGACCATGCAGCGGTCCGGCGTGCCGGTGGCCGGGGTGCTGCCGGTCGGCGGCGGCACCCGCACACCGCTCGTGGCGACGCTGCTGCACCGGGCGCTCGGAGTCGCACCGATCACGGTGGAGGCGCCGGAACTGGTGGTCGCGCGGGGTGCATCGGCGATGCCATGGCCGCCCGCGGACAGCGCGACGGCACCCGGGTCCGCCGCCGGCCCCGTTCCCGCGCCGGTGAGCGCGCCACCCGCCGTGCCGGGGCAGTTCGGGGCGGCCGTGGTGCCGGGGCAGTTCGGGGCGGCCGCGGTGGCGGGCCAGTTCGGGGCGCCGGTCGTCGCGCCCGTGCCGGGGCACTGGCAGCAGCCCGCGCCGTGGCAGGCCGCGCCGGTGCCGGGCTATCCGCGGATCGAGGCGATCGAGATCGCGACCGACGGCGGGGTCGGGATCACGCTGCGCTGGATCGAGCGGGAGCCGGACGAGGACGGCGGCGGTGGCACGCACGAGGAGCCGCGGTTCCTCGCCGTCGACGGCCGCGTCCAGGTCTTCGGCACCGCCGACGGCCTGGTGGCCTTCCTGCACGGTGACACCGCCCACGACCTGCGCGACCGTCCCGGCTTCGCCGAGTTCGCCGGCTGGGCCACGCCGCCCGCGCTGTTCCCCGCGCCGGAACACCGCTACGGGCTGGACCTGGTCGTCACCAACCTGGCCGGCGGCCGCGACGAGTGGATCCCCGAGCTGCTGCTCGGTGCCGCCGCCCTCGCCCGCGACCTCTCCTACGCACTGGACCAGGACGTGTGGACGTTGCTCGCCCCCGGCTCATTGCTGGACGACTTCGACGAGGCGCTGCGCCGCAACAGCCGCTGGAAGCTGCGCGGCTTCGACCCGGCCCTCCTGATCGCCCACTGGACTCAGGTCATCGACGAACTCGGCGACACGATCGAGTTCCGCCCCTGA
- a CDS encoding carbohydrate ABC transporter permease, with protein sequence MARRETWAAYGFLSPWIVGFLVFLAGPMVASLVLSFTDYDVLTGAEFVGADNYRTLFGDPRVRTSLGNTLFYTALHVPLTMVVSLALALLLNRAGRRSAGFFRTVFYLPTVTPKVAVGVLFLLLFNGQSGLVNQVLGPIGPDWTADPAWIKPGLVLIGAWSLGSTVIIYLAALRDVPRDLHEAAQMDGASAWARFRAVTVPSISGALFFTLIINTISGLQTFDEVYTAFYGSANQQTYGSDAALFYVVYLFQQAFQFLHIGYASALAWLLFGIIMAVTLVQVRLSRRFVHYGGG encoded by the coding sequence ATGGCGCGCCGCGAGACGTGGGCCGCGTACGGCTTCCTGTCGCCCTGGATCGTCGGTTTCCTGGTCTTTCTGGCCGGGCCGATGGTCGCCAGCCTGGTGCTGTCGTTCACCGACTACGACGTGCTGACCGGCGCGGAGTTCGTCGGCGCGGACAACTACCGGACGCTGTTCGGCGATCCCCGGGTGCGGACGAGCCTGGGCAACACGCTGTTCTACACGGCGCTGCACGTGCCGCTGACCATGGTCGTGTCGCTCGCGTTGGCGCTGCTGCTCAACCGCGCCGGGCGCCGGTCGGCCGGGTTCTTCCGGACCGTCTTCTACCTGCCCACGGTCACGCCCAAGGTGGCGGTCGGCGTGCTCTTCCTGCTGCTGTTCAACGGGCAGTCCGGGCTGGTCAACCAGGTGCTGGGACCGATCGGGCCGGACTGGACCGCGGACCCCGCGTGGATCAAGCCGGGGCTCGTGCTGATCGGCGCGTGGAGCCTGGGCAGCACCGTGATCATCTACCTGGCCGCGCTCCGGGACGTGCCCCGTGACCTGCACGAGGCCGCGCAGATGGACGGCGCGTCCGCGTGGGCGCGGTTCCGGGCCGTGACCGTGCCGTCGATCAGCGGCGCGCTGTTCTTCACGCTGATCATCAACACGATCAGCGGGCTGCAGACGTTCGACGAGGTCTACACCGCGTTCTACGGCAGCGCGAACCAGCAGACGTACGGCAGCGACGCCGCGCTCTTCTACGTCGTCTACCTCTTCCAGCAGGCGTTCCAGTTCCTGCACATCGGGTACGCGTCCGCGCTCGCCTGGCTGCTCTTCGGAATCATCATGGCGGTCACGCTGGTCCAGGTCCGGCTGAGCCGCCGCTTCGTGCACTACGGGGGTGGCTGA
- a CDS encoding TIGR02611 family protein, which produces METLEEVVRPTPAWRRRITNKLDEIRANPTGRIALKIGIGLLGAIVVAVGIVAIPLPGPGWGIVIVGLAIWAIEFAWARHLLHFTRKHVQAWTRWIMRQPWPLRSLLGLLCFVFVSAIVWLSLRLTLGIDLIQVGLDLLERF; this is translated from the coding sequence GTGGAAACCCTCGAAGAAGTGGTCCGGCCCACCCCCGCATGGCGACGCCGCATCACCAATAAGCTCGACGAGATCCGCGCCAACCCCACCGGCCGGATAGCCCTGAAGATCGGCATCGGCCTCCTCGGCGCGATCGTGGTCGCGGTCGGCATCGTCGCGATCCCGCTCCCCGGCCCCGGCTGGGGCATCGTCATCGTCGGCCTCGCCATCTGGGCCATCGAGTTCGCCTGGGCCCGCCACCTGCTCCACTTCACCCGCAAACACGTTCAGGCCTGGACCCGCTGGATCATGCGCCAGCCCTGGCCGCTCCGCTCCCTCCTCGGCCTCCTCTGCTTCGTCTTCGTCAGCGCGATCGTCTGGCTCTCCCTCCGCCTGACCCTCGGCATCGACCTCATCCAGGTCGGCCTGGATCTCCTGGAGCGGTTCTAG
- a CDS encoding rhamnogalacturonan lyase family protein — MSIPSVLVAAVAATGLAAPVPAPSLEPQLITSVDTSAGGTGARLLLGDVSGDGRLDIVTMQPAYLASDVYIGRQVQSLAAFDVASGTKMWQIGTPDPRVTNNGTDIPAEIYDLDGDGDNEVLAVMEGVFRVFEGSTGTLVREFPVPGPNAWDTIVIANTRGLDQPRDLVFKDRYDQVWVTDEFGTLLWTHTGTVGHRPYPHDFDDDGRQELIAGYDVLAPDGTLLWTADMADHPDSIAVGDLDRDGAEDIVFGGAGKGGDSTNAYRQDGSLLWQNLDAVEAQQVGMGDFRPDLPGLEVAGLDRVDRTATTGRDSLYLVSASGETLWKEERTTLGCWGTVLEPLHNWDGTYRDLLLSWNRGCGEVAGIWDGNGDRVATFGVDGRMMRGDLCGDDRTEIVDYVMGDRAHVYANGPCDLTAKVTGRPLPQPKRLYNYSRYTAEEIPTDHALGRRWHHNRVDLGRLRELTGVTVSLRGAARFHVETSTDGRHWTRVATDATDRTGHARVEFTALARHVRIITHARFRTAEVLGTR, encoded by the coding sequence ATGTCGATACCATCGGTGCTGGTGGCCGCCGTTGCCGCCACCGGTCTGGCCGCGCCCGTCCCGGCGCCGAGCCTCGAACCCCAGCTGATCACGAGCGTGGACACGTCCGCCGGTGGCACCGGCGCCCGGCTGCTGCTCGGCGACGTCAGCGGTGACGGGCGGCTGGACATCGTCACCATGCAGCCGGCCTACCTGGCCTCCGACGTCTACATCGGCCGGCAGGTGCAGTCGCTGGCCGCGTTCGACGTGGCGAGCGGCACGAAGATGTGGCAGATCGGCACGCCGGATCCGCGCGTGACGAACAACGGCACGGACATCCCCGCGGAGATCTACGACCTGGACGGCGACGGGGACAACGAGGTGCTCGCCGTGATGGAGGGCGTGTTCCGGGTCTTCGAGGGCAGCACCGGCACGCTGGTCCGCGAGTTCCCGGTGCCGGGGCCGAACGCGTGGGACACCATCGTCATCGCGAACACGCGCGGGCTGGACCAGCCCCGCGACCTGGTCTTCAAGGACCGCTACGACCAGGTGTGGGTCACCGACGAGTTCGGCACGCTGCTCTGGACGCACACCGGCACGGTCGGCCACCGGCCGTACCCGCATGATTTCGACGACGACGGACGTCAAGAGCTGATCGCGGGGTACGACGTGCTCGCACCGGACGGCACGCTGCTCTGGACCGCGGACATGGCCGACCACCCGGACTCGATCGCGGTCGGCGACCTGGACCGCGACGGCGCCGAGGACATCGTCTTCGGCGGCGCCGGGAAGGGCGGCGACAGCACCAACGCGTACCGTCAGGATGGTTCCCTGCTCTGGCAGAACCTGGACGCGGTCGAGGCGCAGCAGGTCGGCATGGGCGACTTCCGCCCCGACCTGCCCGGCCTGGAGGTCGCCGGCCTGGACCGGGTCGACCGCACCGCGACCACCGGCAGGGACTCGCTCTACCTGGTCTCCGCGTCCGGCGAGACGCTGTGGAAGGAAGAGCGCACCACGCTCGGCTGCTGGGGCACGGTCCTGGAGCCGCTGCACAACTGGGACGGCACCTACCGCGACCTGCTGCTGTCCTGGAACCGTGGCTGCGGCGAGGTGGCCGGCATCTGGGACGGCAACGGCGACCGGGTCGCCACGTTCGGCGTCGACGGCCGGATGATGCGCGGCGACCTCTGCGGCGACGACCGCACCGAGATAGTCGACTACGTGATGGGCGACCGCGCCCACGTCTACGCGAACGGCCCCTGCGACCTCACCGCGAAGGTCACCGGCCGCCCGCTCCCCCAGCCGAAACGCCTCTACAACTACAGCCGCTACACCGCCGAGGAGATCCCCACCGACCACGCGCTCGGCCGCCGCTGGCACCACAACCGCGTCGACCTCGGCCGCCTCCGCGAACTCACCGGCGTCACGGTCTCGCTGAGAGGCGCGGCCCGCTTCCACGTCGAGACCTCCACGGACGGCCGCCACTGGACCCGCGTCGCCACCGACGCCACCGACCGCACCGGCCACGCTCGCGTCGAGTTCACCGCCCTCGCCCGCCACGTCCGCATCATCACCCACGCCCGGTTCCGCACCGCCGAGGTCCTCGGTACGCGATAA
- a CDS encoding amidase family protein produces MSRSLTRGSRPARARKPSFRGGTSLPLGGGVLEAPAPNFRSTEATEGWSGVGGQTRNPYSLSHSQWGSPSGSAVAVACGMAPLAIGTGMDGSIVGPAGVCGVVGVKPERGRACGNSKAREGFSHPGCGRVVR; encoded by the coding sequence GTGTCGAGATCATTGACCCGTGGCAGCCGCCCGGCGAGGGCGCGTAAGCCGTCCTTCCGCGGTGGGACCAGCCTTCCGCTCGGCGGCGGTGTTCTGGAGGCACCTGCACCGAACTTTCGGTCCACCGAGGCCACCGAAGGGTGGTCGGGGGTGGGTGGGCAGACGCGGAACCCCTATTCGCTCAGCCACAGCCAGTGGGGGTCGCCGTCCGGGTCGGCAGTGGCGGTCGCGTGCGGGATGGCGCCGTTGGCGATCGGGACGGGGATGGACGGGTCGATCGTGGGGCCGGCCGGGGTCTGCGGCGTGGTGGGCGTGAAGCCGGAGCGCGGGCGCGCCTGCGGTAACTCAAAGGCGCGCGAGGGGTTCAGTCATCCAGGGTGTGGACGGGTTGTCCGGTGA
- a CDS encoding ABC transporter substrate-binding protein, protein MGDRGVRRGIVAVLVAVLAAGCGGVGGDDGGAGGAVTLTMMGFGTGDEIARTRFDAANARIAPGTAVASEGSFDAQQFLSAVASGTPPDLVYMERRLLGTYAAKGALLPLRDCVARERIDVAQFRPAALAEATLRGELYGLPDFYNNRVLMINDAVVGEAGLATDDWDALAKRAEELTVTEAGKLSRIGFDPKIPEFLPMWARANGAELVSADGRTARLDDPRVAEALEFTAGLIRAQGGWAAFKSFRDTFDFFGARNQFASGQLGAFVMEDFYLNVLAENSPDTAVTVAPFRGRDGKPVDWITGNAWAIPKGGPHPEEACRWIATMTDSETWIAAARARAKVRADAGKPYAGTFTGNVRADEVIFRDVVQPSAAVRTVLETQETGFSLPAMAAGEEFKAAWQDAVNRVLDGRQSPAEALAQAQRQAQAALDEANRGS, encoded by the coding sequence ATGGGTGATCGGGGTGTGCGGCGGGGGATCGTGGCGGTGCTGGTGGCGGTGCTCGCGGCCGGGTGCGGGGGCGTGGGCGGTGACGACGGTGGTGCCGGCGGCGCGGTGACGCTGACGATGATGGGGTTCGGGACCGGCGACGAGATCGCGCGGACGCGGTTCGACGCGGCGAACGCGCGCATCGCGCCCGGGACCGCGGTGGCGTCGGAGGGCAGCTTCGACGCGCAGCAGTTCCTGTCGGCCGTGGCGTCCGGGACGCCGCCGGATCTGGTCTACATGGAACGGCGGCTGCTGGGGACGTACGCCGCGAAGGGCGCGCTGCTGCCGCTGCGGGACTGCGTGGCGCGCGAGCGGATCGACGTGGCGCAGTTCCGGCCGGCCGCGCTGGCGGAGGCCACGCTGCGGGGAGAGCTGTACGGGCTGCCGGACTTCTACAACAACCGCGTCCTGATGATCAATGACGCGGTGGTGGGCGAGGCCGGCCTCGCGACGGACGACTGGGACGCGCTGGCGAAGCGCGCGGAGGAGCTGACCGTGACCGAGGCGGGAAAGCTGAGCCGGATCGGGTTCGACCCGAAGATCCCGGAGTTCCTGCCGATGTGGGCGCGGGCCAACGGTGCCGAGCTGGTCAGCGCGGACGGCCGGACCGCACGGCTGGACGATCCGCGGGTGGCCGAGGCGCTGGAGTTCACGGCCGGGCTGATCCGGGCGCAGGGCGGCTGGGCCGCGTTCAAGTCGTTCCGGGACACGTTCGACTTCTTCGGCGCGCGGAACCAGTTCGCGAGCGGGCAGCTGGGCGCGTTCGTGATGGAGGACTTCTACCTGAACGTGCTGGCGGAGAACTCGCCGGACACGGCCGTCACGGTGGCGCCGTTCCGCGGGCGGGACGGTAAGCCGGTCGACTGGATCACCGGGAACGCCTGGGCGATCCCGAAGGGCGGCCCGCACCCGGAGGAGGCGTGCCGGTGGATCGCCACGATGACGGACAGCGAGACGTGGATCGCGGCGGCGCGAGCACGGGCGAAGGTGCGGGCGGACGCGGGCAAGCCGTACGCCGGTACGTTCACCGGCAACGTCCGCGCGGACGAGGTGATCTTCCGGGACGTGGTGCAGCCGAGCGCCGCGGTGCGGACCGTGCTGGAGACGCAGGAGACCGGGTTCTCGCTGCCCGCGATGGCGGCCGGCGAGGAGTTCAAGGCGGCCTGGCAGGACGCGGTCAACCGGGTGCTGGACGGGCGGCAGTCACCGGCGGAGGCGCTCGCCCAGGCGCAGCGACAGGCACAGGCCGCGCTGGACGAGGCGAACCGCGGCAGTTGA
- a CDS encoding carbohydrate ABC transporter permease, translating into MGARRWPIWTGLAVAAVVFTYPFAWLVSASLKPRPDVFDNALIPREWAPENYVTIWSAAPVLTWLGNSVVVALAAAATVTVSSAIVAFGFAYFRFPGRNALFALVVGTMMLPGAVTMIPTYLIWNELGLAATQVPLWAQNLFGSAFYIFLIRQFFLGVPRELFEAARVDGASYWRLFWRIAVPLCRPALIVAFVFELRASWSDLLRPLIYLRDPALFTMPRGMKAILDQFGQAGEARWEVVLAGAVLTTVPMIIAFLLCQRYFIEGVATQGRKG; encoded by the coding sequence ATGGGCGCGCGTCGCTGGCCGATCTGGACCGGGCTGGCCGTGGCCGCGGTCGTCTTCACGTACCCGTTCGCCTGGCTGGTCAGCGCGTCGCTGAAACCGCGGCCGGACGTGTTCGACAACGCGCTGATCCCGCGCGAGTGGGCGCCGGAGAACTACGTGACGATCTGGTCCGCCGCGCCCGTGCTGACCTGGCTGGGCAACAGCGTGGTGGTGGCGCTGGCCGCGGCCGCGACCGTGACGGTCTCCAGCGCGATCGTGGCGTTCGGCTTCGCCTACTTCCGGTTCCCCGGGCGGAACGCGCTCTTCGCGCTGGTCGTCGGCACGATGATGCTGCCCGGCGCGGTGACCATGATCCCGACCTACCTGATCTGGAACGAGCTTGGCCTGGCCGCCACGCAGGTGCCGCTCTGGGCGCAGAATCTGTTCGGCAGCGCGTTCTACATCTTCCTGATCCGGCAGTTCTTCCTCGGCGTGCCGCGCGAGCTGTTCGAGGCCGCGCGCGTGGACGGCGCGTCGTACTGGCGGCTCTTCTGGCGGATCGCGGTGCCGCTCTGCCGTCCCGCGCTGATCGTCGCGTTCGTCTTCGAGCTGCGGGCCAGCTGGTCCGACCTGCTGCGGCCGTTGATCTACCTGCGTGATCCGGCGCTGTTCACGATGCCGCGCGGGATGAAGGCGATCCTCGACCAGTTCGGTCAGGCCGGGGAGGCACGCTGGGAGGTGGTGCTGGCCGGCGCGGTGCTCACGACCGTACCGATGATCATCGCTTTCCTGCTCTGTCAGCGGTACTTCATCGAGGGCGTCGCCACGCAGGGCCGCAAGGGGTGA
- a CDS encoding SsgA family sporulation/cell division regulator, translating to MSVIRPTTVEVETSLRLVAPDATALPVRASLRYDPSDPYAVHVLFHAETAGGEAVSWSFARELLVTGLDEPAGIGDVRVWPWATPKGDFVALALSSPDGNALFEVPRSVLVRFLRRTYVVVPRGREGDHLDVDAAVNRLLAGR from the coding sequence ATGAGTGTCATCCGACCGACGACCGTCGAGGTCGAGACGTCGCTGCGGCTTGTCGCACCGGATGCTACCGCGTTGCCGGTGCGCGCCAGCCTTCGCTACGACCCGTCAGATCCGTACGCGGTGCACGTGCTGTTCCACGCCGAGACGGCCGGGGGCGAGGCCGTGAGCTGGTCATTCGCGCGGGAACTGCTGGTCACCGGGCTCGACGAGCCGGCCGGGATCGGCGACGTCCGGGTGTGGCCCTGGGCCACCCCGAAGGGTGACTTCGTGGCTCTGGCCCTGTCGTCACCGGACGGGAACGCCCTCTTCGAGGTGCCACGGAGCGTGCTCGTCCGGTTCCTTCGCCGGACGTACGTGGTGGTGCCGCGGGGCCGGGAGGGCGATCACCTCGACGTCGACGCGGCCGTGAACCGGCTGCTGGCAGGGCGGTAA
- a CDS encoding PIN domain nuclease → MAVTTWLIDKSAYVRLQLGQTANREEWSLRISRGLVRLSTITRLELGYSARSGETGREQFVLPPLSLMPIEYLTPAVEDRAFQVQMLLADRGQHRAPSIPDLLIAATAEKAGLTVLAVDKDFDLIATITGQPVHTLDD, encoded by the coding sequence GTGGCGGTGACGACCTGGCTGATCGACAAGTCGGCATACGTCCGCCTTCAACTCGGCCAGACCGCGAATCGCGAGGAGTGGAGCCTGCGCATCAGCCGCGGGCTGGTCCGGCTCTCCACCATCACGCGGCTGGAGCTCGGCTACTCCGCACGTTCCGGCGAAACGGGGCGGGAGCAGTTCGTGCTCCCGCCACTGTCCTTGATGCCGATCGAGTACCTGACACCCGCCGTCGAGGACAGGGCGTTCCAGGTACAGATGCTCCTGGCCGACCGCGGCCAGCATCGCGCACCATCGATTCCCGACCTGCTGATCGCGGCAACGGCGGAGAAGGCAGGACTGACCGTTCTCGCCGTCGACAAGGACTTCGACCTCATCGCCACGATCACCGGACAACCCGTCCACACCCTGGATGACTGA
- the vapB gene encoding type II toxin-antitoxin system VapB family antitoxin, translating into MANILIRDLSQEAVDRIDAAAAGLGLSRNEYLRRKFEQGMAPTGGQVVTAEDWQRSAEAFPDLADPTVMDNAWR; encoded by the coding sequence ATGGCAAACATCCTCATTCGTGATCTGAGCCAGGAAGCCGTCGACCGTATCGACGCGGCGGCAGCCGGTCTCGGCCTCTCCCGTAACGAATACCTGCGTCGCAAGTTCGAACAGGGCATGGCGCCCACCGGAGGGCAGGTGGTCACTGCCGAGGACTGGCAACGGTCCGCAGAGGCCTTCCCTGACCTGGCCGACCCCACGGTGATGGACAACGCGTGGCGGTGA
- a CDS encoding type II toxin-antitoxin system Phd/YefM family antitoxin: MTVTRLSSREFNQDTGGAKNAARSGPVFITDRGRPAHVLLTFEEYQRLTGGQESIVDLLGLSPEEADVEFEPTASRDLARPADLA, encoded by the coding sequence GTGACGGTGACGAGATTGTCGAGCCGTGAGTTCAATCAGGATACGGGGGGAGCCAAGAATGCGGCTCGCAGCGGCCCGGTCTTCATTACCGACCGGGGCCGGCCCGCGCACGTGCTGCTGACCTTCGAGGAGTATCAGCGGCTGACCGGTGGGCAGGAGAGCATCGTTGACCTGCTCGGCCTGTCCCCGGAAGAGGCTGACGTCGAATTCGAGCCCACCGCGTCCCGTGACCTGGCCCGGCCCGCGGATCTCGCCTGA
- a CDS encoding type II toxin-antitoxin system VapC family toxin, with the protein MFLLDTNVVSELRKAKVGRADANVVAWAAGAAASSMFISAITVQELEIGVLLAERRDPAQGAILRRWLEAQVLPAFTERILPVDSAVARRSAVLHVPDPRPVRDSLIAATAFVHGMPVVTRNVADFAPAGVEIIDPWQPPGEGA; encoded by the coding sequence ATGTTCCTGCTGGACACCAACGTCGTCTCCGAACTGCGGAAAGCCAAGGTCGGGCGGGCCGACGCCAACGTCGTCGCCTGGGCGGCCGGTGCCGCGGCCAGCAGTATGTTCATCTCGGCTATCACCGTGCAGGAACTGGAGATCGGGGTTCTCCTGGCCGAGCGGCGCGATCCGGCACAGGGCGCGATTCTGCGCCGTTGGCTGGAAGCGCAGGTGCTGCCCGCGTTCACCGAGCGAATTCTTCCCGTCGACTCCGCCGTTGCGCGACGCAGCGCCGTCCTTCACGTTCCCGATCCGCGGCCCGTCCGTGACTCGCTGATCGCGGCGACCGCGTTCGTACACGGCATGCCGGTCGTCACTCGTAACGTGGCTGACTTCGCGCCCGCGGGTGTCGAGATCATTGACCCGTGGCAGCCGCCCGGCGAGGGCGCGTAA